In Marivivens aquimaris, one genomic interval encodes:
- a CDS encoding alpha/beta hydrolase → MTQAEPVVERLFDGKRLRLTLFCYGHRKLLVSFDNRMASRKGFAEVAPLKAFARSGFDQLALRVSKNDWFINDETEAVEAIMSQLAGEYDEVITFGFSMGGYGAFRFAKPLGASRILAVSPQWSIHPEDVPNDPRYRKDAHHFDRTLGAIPPTGAQGIIMVDPFNRLDLWHSDHLLEMFPKVRRARVGFAGHPAGKVLTKTGRYPLLLKAITAPTPDRGLICHAHREARRESPDYFRNLAKYADTRRPEVASKARRLARRTERQAAEDQ, encoded by the coding sequence GTGACCCAAGCAGAGCCGGTGGTCGAACGCCTCTTTGATGGCAAACGCCTGCGGCTGACTCTCTTCTGTTATGGTCACCGCAAACTGCTGGTGAGCTTCGACAACCGCATGGCCAGCCGCAAAGGCTTTGCCGAGGTCGCCCCGCTCAAAGCCTTTGCCCGTTCCGGTTTCGACCAGCTTGCCTTGCGCGTGTCGAAAAACGACTGGTTCATCAACGATGAAACCGAGGCCGTCGAGGCCATCATGTCCCAGCTTGCTGGCGAATATGACGAGGTCATCACCTTCGGCTTTTCCATGGGCGGCTATGGCGCTTTCCGCTTTGCCAAACCGCTGGGCGCGAGTCGAATCCTTGCCGTCTCTCCGCAGTGGTCGATCCACCCCGAGGACGTCCCGAACGACCCGCGCTACCGCAAGGACGCCCACCATTTCGACCGTACGCTTGGAGCCATCCCGCCCACAGGTGCGCAGGGCATCATCATGGTTGATCCGTTCAACCGCCTCGACCTCTGGCACTCTGACCATCTGCTGGAGATGTTCCCCAAGGTCCGCCGTGCCCGCGTCGGTTTCGCAGGTCACCCCGCAGGGAAGGTGCTCACGAAAACAGGGCGTTACCCGCTGCTCCTCAAGGCGATCACTGCCCCCACGCCCGACCGCGGTCTGATCTGCCACGCCCACCGCGAGGCCCGCAGGGAATCCCCCGACTACTTCCGCAACCTCGCCAAATACGCCGATACCCGCCGTCCCGAGGTCGCCTCCAAGGCCCGCCGCCTCGCGCGGCGCACCGAACGACAGGCCGCCGAAGACCAATAA
- the rpmB gene encoding 50S ribosomal protein L28 has product MSRKCELTGKGPMSGNNVSHAKNKTRRRFLPNLQDVTLGSDALGRTFRLRISSAALRTVDHRGGLDGFLLKAKDADLSAQALKIKKEVVKATA; this is encoded by the coding sequence ATGTCGCGCAAATGCGAACTGACCGGTAAAGGCCCCATGTCGGGCAACAATGTCAGCCACGCCAAAAACAAGACCCGTCGTCGCTTCCTGCCGAACCTGCAGGACGTTACGCTCGGTTCGGACGCTCTTGGCCGCACCTTCCGCCTGCGTATTTCTTCGGCTGCCCTGCGCACCGTTGACCACCGTGGCGGTCTGGACGGTTTCCTTCTGAAAGCCAAAGACGCCGATCTCTCGGCTCAGGCTCTGAAGATCAAGAAAGAAGTCGTTAAGGCAACTGCCTAA